Genomic DNA from Streptomyces venezuelae:
CGGCCTGGAGCGTTCGTACCGGACACTGGCCCGGCTCGCTCAGGGTGGCGAGGAGAGGATCGAACTGGTGGAGCGGGCCAACCGTTTCCGCCCCCGGACGTGGGTGTGAGTATGTCGCAGATGCCCCAGCTGTCTGCCTGCCCCAGCTGTGAGGAGCCGCTGGAGTCGGGTGACCTGTTTTGCGGTGCGTGCGGGTTCGACCTGTCGGCGGTGCCGCCGCGGCCGGACGTGTCCCCCAACGGGTCCGCCGGATCCGTGCGGGCCGCCGCCGCGGGCGAGGAGGCCGCCGAGTGGCCGGTCGCGCCGGAGGTCGACAGCTCCGACACTCCGGTGCCCACGCATCTCCCGACGGACCTGCCGGGCACGGACTCGGCGGGCGGTGAACTCCCGGAGCGGCCCGGAGCCGGTTCCGTCGCCCCGGACGCCGCGTCCGCTGCGCCGGACGAGTACCCGCTGCCCGCCCCCGGCACCCCGGCCCCACCCGCCCCACCCGCCGCCGACCCCCGCACGGCCGCGCCCGACGCGACGCCTCCCGCGGGCACCAAGCTGTGCGTGGCGTGCCGGTCGGGCCGCGTCGACCCGGACGGGTACTGCGAGAACTGCGGGCACGCCCAGCCCCGCGAGCGCGACCACATGGAGCAGGAGCTCGACACCGTGGCCGCCGTCAGCGACCGCGGCCTGCGCCACCACCGCAACGAGGACGCCTTCGCCATCTCCACGGCCGCGCTGCCCGACGGCTCCCCCGCCGTCGTCGCGATCGTCTGCGACGGTGTCTCCTCGGCGACCCGCCCCGACGAGGCGTCACTCGCCGCGTCCCGCGCCGCCAACGAGTCGCTCCTCGTCTCGCTGCCGCGCGGCACGCACCCGCAGCAGGCCATGCACGAGGCGATCCTCGCGGCGGCCGACGCCGTCAACGCGCTCGCCGCCGAACCCGCTTCGGCCCGCGAGCACAGTCCCCACCAGAACGCGCCCGCCTGCACCCTGGTCGGCTCGATCGTCGCGGGCGGCCTGCTCGTCGTCGGCTGGGTCGGCGACAGCCGCGCCTACTGGGTCCCCGACGACCGCGAGGGCCCCACCGTCCGCCTGAC
This window encodes:
- a CDS encoding PP2C family protein-serine/threonine phosphatase, which encodes MSQMPQLSACPSCEEPLESGDLFCGACGFDLSAVPPRPDVSPNGSAGSVRAAAAGEEAAEWPVAPEVDSSDTPVPTHLPTDLPGTDSAGGELPERPGAGSVAPDAASAAPDEYPLPAPGTPAPPAPPAADPRTAAPDATPPAGTKLCVACRSGRVDPDGYCENCGHAQPRERDHMEQELDTVAAVSDRGLRHHRNEDAFAISTAALPDGSPAVVAIVCDGVSSATRPDEASLAASRAANESLLVSLPRGTHPQQAMHEAILAAADAVNALAAEPASAREHSPHQNAPACTLVGSIVAGGLLVVGWVGDSRAYWVPDDREGPTVRLTEDDSWAAQMVAAGLMNEAEAYADERAHAITGWLGADAYELEPHTASFKPDRAGVVVVCTDGLWNYAEAVEEMADAVPADAAARPLHSAQVLVGHALDGGGHDNVTVAVVPFPFVPQGAGSA